The region CCTGCAACAGGCCAGCGGCCGCTGGTCGCTCTCTCCCCTGACCTTGCCTCACCCGCTGGTGCGCATTATTGTGGCAGAACAGCTGTATCGGGCCATGAGCATACTCAAGCACCATCCCTACCATAAATAGCAAAAAACCGGGCCCATCCCGAAGGGCCGTGCCGGGCACTGAAACCCGGGGCCGGAACAGGGTACACTCACAGGTATGGAACCTTTTGATATTTATCTGGCATCGGCCTCGCCGCGGCGGCGCGAATTGCTGGGGCAGATCGGCGTCCGTTACCGGTTGCTGGATGTCGCGATCAGCGAGACCCGGCTGGATAACGAAGCGCCCGAGGCGTATGTCCGCCGGGTGGCGCGGGACAAGGCGCGCGCCGGCCTGATGCTGTTCGATGAAAAGCCGTCGCAACCGGTGCTCGGCGCCGATACGGTTATCGTCATTGACGATGAGGTACTGGGCAAACCGCGGGATCAGGCCGACGCGATCGCCATGTTGCAGCGACTGTCGGGGAAAACCCATCAGGTTCTCAGCAGCGTGACATTGATCGATCATGAAGAATACGAGGCACTGAATATCAGCCAGGTGACGTTTCGGGAACTGAACCGGACGGAATGTGAACGCTACTGGCAAACCGGCGAAAGCCAGGGCAAGGCAGGCGCCTATGCCATTCAGGGTTATGCGGCGGCCTTTATCCGTGAACTGCAGGGCAGTTACTCGGGGGTGATGGGATTGCCGTTGTACGAGACCGCACAATTATTACAACAGACCGGTGTCGGGTTGTTTCCGGATCAGGAGTGGGATCAGGAGTGAGTGGGCAGTATGAGTGAAGAACTGTTAATCAATGTTACCCCACAGGAGACCCGTGTCGCCTATGTGGAAAATGGGATGTTGCAGGAAGTACACATCGAGCGGGCGCGCAAGCGCGGCCTGGTGGGCAATATCTATCGTGGCAAGGTCAGCCGGGTTCTGCCCGGCATGCAGGCCGCGTTTATCGAGATGGGGCTGGATCGCACGGCGTTTTTGCATGTCTCCGATATTGCCGTGCGCACTGACAGTGATAGTGAGAAAAACTCGCAAACCATTATGCAACTGCTCTGCGAAGGTCAGGAGGTGGTGGTGCAGGTGGTCAAGGACCCGATGGGTTCCAAAGGCGCACGTCTGACAACCCAGCTTTCCATTCCATCACGTTATCTGGTGTACATGCCCGGCGCCGAACATGTCGGTGTCTCGCAAAAAATCGACGAGGAAGCCGAGCGCCAGCGCCTGAAAGAGATTGTCGCCCGTTATGCCCCGCAGTTCGAGGCGGGAGGCTACATTGTACGTACCGTGGCCGAAGGGGTTTCCGATGAGGCGATTTATAACGACATGTGCTTCCTGCAGAAATTGTGGACGTCAATTCAGGAACGCAGCGCCGCCGGCAATGGCGATGACAGCAATCTCCTGTACGAGGACCTGCCCCTGGTAATGCGCACCATGCGCGATCTCAGCGGCAGTGATATTGAAAAAATTCGCATCGATTCCAATGAAACCTACCACAAGGTCAAAAAATTCGCTGCCAAGTTTATCGCCGAGCTGGTCGATCAGATTGAGTATTATCCGGGCGAGCGACCCATTTTCGACCTTTACGGAGTCGAGGATGAAATTCGTCGCGCCCTGGAACGCAAGGTGCAACTTAAATCCGGTGGCTATCTGATTATCGATCAGACCGAGGCGATGACCACCATCGATGTGAATACCGGCGCCTTCGTCGGTCATCGCAACCTCGAAGAGACCATTTTCAAGACCAATCTGGAAGCTACCCAGGCGATCGTGCGCCAGCTGCGCCTGCGCAACCTGGGAGGGATTATCATTATCGACTTTATCGATATGGTGGATATCGAACACCGGCGGCAGGTTTTGCGGGCGCTGGAAAAGAGTCTCGAACGGGACCATGCCAAGACCCACATCACCGAAGTCTCCAGTCTGGGGCTGGTGGAGATGACCCGAAAACGAACCCGCGAAAGTCTGGAACATATTCTGTGTGAACCGTGTCCTATCTGTAACGGGCGCGGTACCCTGTTGACCTCGGAAACGGTCTGTTTCGAGATCTTCCGCGAGATTTTGCGCGAGGCGCGCCAGTTCGATGCCCGGCAGTTTCTGGTGCTGGCAGCTCAGCCGGTAGTGGATATGTTGCTGGATGAGGAGTCAACCAGTGTGGCGGAGCTGGAAGAGTTTATCAGTAAGCCGATCAAGTTCCAGGTGGAGTCGGAATACACCCAGGAACAGTTTGATGTCGTGCTGATGTAACCGATGCTGGCTGCACCCGGATAGAATGACGATAGTTTAACGTGGCCACGGCAAAAAAATACCTGCGCACTCTTCGACGTATCCTCTGGTACAGCCTGGCGGCCGTGGTTGTCATCCTGGCCGTGCTGGTCTCCCTGTTCCGCATCTTTTTACCCGACCTGACCGCTTATCGTTCTGATCTGGAAGAGCTGGCCAGCGCCTTCCTGGATCATACGGTGAGAATCGAGTCCATGGATGCCCGGTTGGTCGGTTTTACGCCCACATTGATTTTCGATGATGTTTATATGCTGGATAAAACCGGCGAGCGTGAACTGGTGCGCTTTGACCAGGCACGGCTGGGTATAGCCCTGATCGACTCTGTTCGCCAGCGCCAGGTCGTGCCGCGTAATTTTACGATTGATGGTATTCAGCTGGCGATAACCCGGCAACAGGACGGACGATTCCTGTTGCAGGGCGTGGATGTAACCAATCTTGAGAAAACCCTTCAGACCGGCAGACCACGCGGATCGGGGGAGCTGGCGGACTGGTTGTTCAAGCGCAGCTGGTTGTCCCTGCGCAACAGTACAATAGTCTGGAAAGATCTGAAGCAGGGCGGCAACCTCCTGCGTTTTGATGATGTCAATCTGGTGTTGCGCAATGACAATCAGCGCCATCAGCTTAACGGCAAGGTCAAACTGCCCGCCCGCATGGGTGAGAATTTTGAAATTGCCATGGATGTTCGCGGTGACATCCTCAATCCGCGTGAGATGAAAGGCGATATCTATCTGCGCGGTGACGCGATACAGCTGGATAAATGGGGCGTCAAACCCGAATACCAGGGCGTCAGCCTCAATTCGGGGATCGCTGATTTTCAACTCTGGGGAACCTGGCAAGATAATGCCATAGCGCAACTCAGTGGCGATCTCACCGCCTACGATCTGGATATGTCGTTACCGATTATGGACGAGTCCTATCACGTGCGATTGATGGGAGGGCTGTTTGATGTCGATAATCGTGACGATGGCTGGACGCTGAACGTGGACCGTTTCCAGTACATGAGCTCCGGCGATGTCTGGCCGCAAACCCGTTTCAGTATTCGTCATACCCGGGGTAACGAGGCACAGGCTGCCGAATGGCAAGTGGATAGTGACTATTTTCGAATCGAGGATGTTGCCGGTCTGCTGTTGCAGACCAACCTGCCTGATGCACAGCAGCGCGAATTTTTGCAAAGCGTCAAGCCGGTGGGCGATGTCCAGCGTCTGCACTTTCGTCATACAGGCAATGCACAACAGGCACCCCGTTACCGGTTGCAGGCCGCTTTCGAGCACCTTTCCTTCGAGCCCTGGCATAATCTGCCAGGCGTCACCGGTCTGCAGGGGCAGCTTTATGCCGATCATCGCCAAGGCCGGGTTGCTTTGCATTCCGGTTTTGCCAGTATCGATGCGCCGCGCCTGTTTCGCGAGGCATTGACGATAAACCGGTTTGACAGCACGTT is a window of Thiohalophilus sp. DNA encoding:
- the rng gene encoding ribonuclease G, with translation MSEELLINVTPQETRVAYVENGMLQEVHIERARKRGLVGNIYRGKVSRVLPGMQAAFIEMGLDRTAFLHVSDIAVRTDSDSEKNSQTIMQLLCEGQEVVVQVVKDPMGSKGARLTTQLSIPSRYLVYMPGAEHVGVSQKIDEEAERQRLKEIVARYAPQFEAGGYIVRTVAEGVSDEAIYNDMCFLQKLWTSIQERSAAGNGDDSNLLYEDLPLVMRTMRDLSGSDIEKIRIDSNETYHKVKKFAAKFIAELVDQIEYYPGERPIFDLYGVEDEIRRALERKVQLKSGGYLIIDQTEAMTTIDVNTGAFVGHRNLEETIFKTNLEATQAIVRQLRLRNLGGIIIIDFIDMVDIEHRRQVLRALEKSLERDHAKTHITEVSSLGLVEMTRKRTRESLEHILCEPCPICNGRGTLLTSETVCFEIFREILREARQFDARQFLVLAAQPVVDMLLDEESTSVAELEEFISKPIKFQVESEYTQEQFDVVLM
- a CDS encoding Maf family protein, coding for MEPFDIYLASASPRRRELLGQIGVRYRLLDVAISETRLDNEAPEAYVRRVARDKARAGLMLFDEKPSQPVLGADTVIVIDDEVLGKPRDQADAIAMLQRLSGKTHQVLSSVTLIDHEEYEALNISQVTFRELNRTECERYWQTGESQGKAGAYAIQGYAAAFIRELQGSYSGVMGLPLYETAQLLQQTGVGLFPDQEWDQE